In the genome of Paenibacillus pabuli, one region contains:
- the hemL gene encoding glutamate-1-semialdehyde 2,1-aminomutase — MTAQQGTRRNDERSRSAFEEAKQYIPGGVNSPVRAFKSVGLTPIYAERGEGSKIYDIDGNAFIDYVGSWGPLIMGHAHPDVVEALRETALKGTSFGAPTLLETEMAKLVCERVPSIDIVRMVNSGTEATMSAIRLARGVTGRSKILKFEGSYHGHADSLLIKAGSGVATLGLPDSPGVPEGVALNTITVPYNDLESVKLAFERYGEELAAVIVEPVAGNMGVVPPVPGFLEGLRSLTSQYGSLLIFDEVMTGFRVGLNCAQGRFGVTPDLTCLGKVIGGGLPVGAYGGRRDLMEQIAPTGPIYQAGTLSGNPLAMAAGYTTLKLLTPEVYDRLEVLSARLQAGFEKNAAETGVAITINRVGSMVCPFFSAVPVTNYDIAKESNLDQFRRYFAAMIDQGVSVAPSQYEGMFVSGVHTEQDIDDTIEANRKALQSL, encoded by the coding sequence CAATCTATGCAGAGCGCGGAGAAGGCTCCAAAATCTATGATATTGACGGCAATGCTTTTATTGATTATGTCGGATCCTGGGGTCCGCTCATTATGGGACATGCACATCCTGACGTGGTAGAAGCTTTGCGGGAGACAGCTCTTAAAGGAACAAGTTTTGGTGCACCAACGCTGCTGGAGACAGAAATGGCTAAACTGGTCTGTGAGCGTGTACCTTCGATCGATATTGTACGAATGGTGAATTCCGGTACGGAAGCAACCATGAGTGCGATTCGGCTGGCACGTGGCGTAACAGGACGCAGTAAAATTTTGAAATTTGAAGGGTCATACCACGGGCATGCTGACAGCTTACTAATCAAAGCGGGATCTGGTGTAGCAACACTAGGCCTTCCTGACAGCCCTGGTGTTCCAGAAGGTGTAGCCCTTAATACGATTACGGTTCCATACAATGACCTGGAATCGGTGAAGCTTGCTTTTGAACGTTATGGGGAAGAACTGGCAGCCGTCATTGTGGAACCTGTTGCAGGTAATATGGGCGTTGTTCCGCCCGTTCCGGGTTTCCTTGAAGGCTTGCGCAGTTTGACGTCTCAATACGGCAGTCTGCTCATTTTTGACGAAGTCATGACCGGTTTCCGTGTAGGTTTAAACTGTGCACAGGGGCGATTCGGTGTTACACCTGACCTGACTTGTCTGGGTAAAGTCATCGGTGGAGGGCTTCCGGTAGGCGCTTATGGCGGCAGACGTGATCTGATGGAACAGATAGCTCCGACAGGACCGATCTATCAGGCTGGTACGCTGAGCGGTAATCCGCTTGCTATGGCAGCAGGATACACCACGCTCAAATTGTTGACACCGGAGGTCTATGACCGTCTGGAGGTGCTGTCCGCACGCTTGCAGGCCGGGTTTGAAAAGAATGCAGCAGAGACAGGTGTAGCCATAACAATTAACCGTGTTGGTTCGATGGTTTGTCCATTTTTCAGTGCTGTTCCGGTTACGAATTATGATATTGCTAAAGAAAGCAATCTGGATCAATTCCGCCGTTATTTTGCGGCCATGATTGATCAGGGTGTAAGTGTTGCACCTTCCCAATACGAAGGCATGTTTGTCTCTGGTGTGCATACGGAGCAGGATATTGACGATACAATCGAGGCGAATCGTAAGGCTCTTCAATCATTATGA